tgataaaaaaaaaaacaaaaactaaatgaCAAAAGGGAGGTAATAAGAAACTAATGTGCCATTATAGTTTATGGGCACAGCAGATTGAATTTTTCACATCATGCACAAGTAGCTACACTATGTGAGATATGTTTGGAGGTTTTACACCATTTATGTAGCACTGCCTTAAATATGTGGTTCATTGTACTATGAAGTCAATAAAAAAGCCATCTCTGgtgttttaaaacatgtttctgTGCCATGGTTTTTGAAAGGGCTGCCTACATGACAGTGACTCATGCAGTCACGCACGCCAAACAGTCAGGCCAAAGGGACACCGCGAGGATTCATTAGCCACTGCACAGCAACAAAACACCGGGACATAAAGACACTTCACACGCTGTATGAAAACTGCAAGAGTTCACAGCTTCCATCTGCTCAGAGCTGAGAGACTGGGAAACAGTGAATCTAAGTCACGCTGACTGAAATTAACACCACTATttatagagagaaagagaaaagggTGTGTGCGTAAAAAAGGATCATGGATTTTGAGGTGGATGGATTTTTACAGCCAGAAAAAGAGAAGAGGCAGGGGTTAATGTAAAAGTAGATCATCACTCTCTGCTTTTTTATTGTTCTCCTCATTTCTGAGTGGACATTTCCACAAGTTAATCGCTACCATTACAGACCATTATGCAGGACAGAGAAAGAAACATTGCTTTAGTCAGGCTTCATGGCAGGATAAAGGGCATTTCGCCTAACACACTGGTGGAAAGAGTGTATGTGCTGAGAAAGAGAGGAAACCAGGATGTTATTTCAGGGCTCCGACATTAAAGTGTGGCTAATTAATGTCATGACCTCTTAACAGACATGCCCCCATTGAGACGAAACATTTAGCAGCACTTAACATTAGAGGAAAAGGAAACATGAAAGCCAGAGACTACACAGGGTGACAGATGGATATCATTTATTCATTGGCTTCATCAATTTACATCCAGATTTAATACCGAACAAAACAAACACGCAAAGGAAAAGGAGTATGAGTCAAATGAAATGACATTTACAGCACACACGCACATGAACACGCACCCAGCGTTGtgtaaaagttgtatttgtgtTAGACTATAATGATGGTTTGTGTCTGAGAAGTGGCCATCGGTTGGTTTATTTGTCTATCCAAGCAAGCAGTCCACAATATGCCTGTCTGTGAGCGGGTGACTGAAGATCGAGATCAATTAGACTTTGACCAAATCTTTCCGCTCCCACGAAGCCTGAaacatacaaaaagaaagaattattcAAGTGAGAATATGACATTATAATGATACTTCATGACTTTCCTTGTGGCTATAAATGGTGCatatttgaatattatttatCTGGCCCCATTTACATCCATTTTGAATGCCTAAAAGAGGTAAATTTTTTCGGCAATcgacattatgccacaaatgcgATTGATCTTAACTTATATAGAACCAAGGACATTCCTTTACTCCATTTTcctaataacattttaataatcacataattattattagaaaGTTAGCAGCAGCACACGGACAAGGAATAGTCCTTAAATGTTAATGACGAGTCTCCACTGAGACGCCTTTAAAGCCTTGGACTCAGATTAATCTGTGTCAGACCGGCCCTGAATAAATTATACCTCTTCTTAAGTGACATTCTTCAGTGACAAAGAAAAAGCAGTGGTGATCAAAAGCCCCCCGCTCTTTCCAAAGCACATCCTGACATGAGATTTCCAAACCAGGACAGAGACAATTTTAAACTCATTTGGGCTTAATTAGGACTATAAGCCTGTGGGTGATTTCTTATCGTACATGATCTCACTGAAACAGCACgtaaaaacattcataaatcatATTCTATGTGCTTAAAAATGCCATTAGTAAACACAAACTCCCTGAGTGTTGTGATTTATGTAAGCTCAATAGTTTTAATAGCAAAAAAACGGCACAGGGCTTCTTTAATATAAACCACTGTGATGTTTTATCTTAGTTATGGTACATTATAGAGTTATTTATAGAGTTGAAGACAACTAAGATGAACTGGAGGGAATTCTGAAGCACTAAACCCTAAAATACAATTAACTTACCCTTTGACCTTTGAACTCTTTTTTCCTGGTTGCCGTGGTTCCTGAGAGGAGGCAGGGTCTCTTGGCTCTGCTGGTTGGTCTGCATCCTGATTGGATGCTGCTCCAGCAGGGGCGGGGCCAGATGATGGGGAAGCAGAACTTGCCTTGAGGGTTTTCTGTAGGTTTGATACCTAATTAAAAAGGTGAGGAAAAAAATTGTAACTGAATCCTGGAGTTAGAATTAGTATGCAGCTAATATACATGGTATATTAGCTTAATACTGCGCAGCATACCTATACTGCCTATATATAAATGGTAATACAGTAAGCATTATGCCACAGTAAAACCTTTAAACTCTAGTATGCTACATTATTAATACTGTAACCaataaatatggttatttaGCATATTTATCCAATGTTGTGGATAAATGTCCAATCATGAACTGATCACATACTATACAATTTTACTTATCAAACAGGTAAATGCATAAAACAGTCTTCATATGTGTGACAGGGAAGTgatgcttttttaaaatctatttatttgttcaaaatacactaaaaatggAAATCATACACACAAATGACTTGAATACACCTCTTCTATGATGAACATGTTTTATATTCCTGATATGAcattcattttgatattttttggggggtgggggggctTAAAGTAAAAAATGTCTGGGTGATGCAACCATCCTGAAatcataatgaagaaaaaagcctcaaaaaaaaggaaaaaagaatgTAGTTATTAGTTTGacataatgttttattatttatatgaagtatatataatttattacatgtagtatttaaataaaaaagctaTGTACAAATCTGCTTCATTATCTTTTAAGAACTAGGGTCATTAAATTGAAACTTGaaatgatattttaaaggtgcccaagaatgctttttcacaagatgtaatataagtctaaggtgtctcctgaatgtgtctgtgaagtttcagctcaaaataccccatagttcacacagctaatataaccctcaaatggatctttacaagatgttcgtcatgtatgctgggtgcatacatcgaatcatgtgagtaaagtatttattttgatgtttacatttgattctctatgagtctgaggctatgctctgtggctaacggctaatgctacactgttggagagatttataaagaatgaagttgtgtttatgaattatacagactgcaagtgtttaaaaatgaaaatagcgatggctcttttctccgtgaatacagtagaaatgatggtaactttaaccacatttaacagtacattagcaacatgctaacgaaacatttagaaagacaatttacaaatatcactaaaaatatcatgttatcatggatcatgtcagttattattgctccatctgccattttttgatgttgttcttgcttgcttacctagtctgtgcacagatccagacattaatacagcctttccttgtctaatgctcgaacaagggctggcatatatgcaaatattgggggcgtacatattaatgatcccgactgttacgtaacagtcggtgttatgttgagatctgcgtgatttccggaagtcttttaaacaaatgagatttacataagaaagaggaagcaatggggtttgaaactcactgtatgtcttttccatgtactgaactcttgttattcaactatgccaaaataaattcaatttttcattcgagggcacctttaaaaattatgaaaccaacatgaataCATTTCTAAGATCTTGGCAAGtaaataaaagattatttaaaaaaatttctaCTTTACCATAGACATTATCTTACAGTAGAgtccaaaagtgatgtctggggatatttgtttttaatgaccctacaagtttaattaaaccatcaaatgtgaggaaaatattctatatattttatatttttttttaaataattttaaattacactaaacttggttaaggtatttatctgacaaaattattttgcaaaaaaaggaaaactacAGCTACACGTTTTATTTTACGCCAaagtttttgcatgtgttcattaTTTACTTTGTATGACAGCATGGCCAAAAAATTATGTCTGCATAATTTCCcatgtttcattgttttatcacaaataaaacaactgactccaagcacaactatgtaatatgattacaaaatctttaacaaatttttaatactttttgaaTAAAGTATGTGAATTTTCCTAGGCCCAAAAtaacttttggccactactgtatatgtcacttaaggccccgatatacttcaaacgaaattgaagaatgaactgatgtgacgtcatttcgaacaaaatcaggccaaaacgtaGTTCGTTTTAGGAGtttgaaacagcttgccaaagcgaactctcaggaaaagttcgctccagctgcaaaacaccttcgtactaccattggtccgtgacgATAACGTAACAGGAGGTGAACGCTGAGGCTCCGCCGTCTTTCACGTGGAACTGTTCTCTGACTCATTTCATCTGTTGAGATcgttgaggtaagatctccgcaggtgaacacactggatagccactttatagtacaaaatgaagttgtgcttctgatgaaatgaggtACTGACACTGTTATTCATGTTTGATACTCTAAAGCTGCTATTtaatctattgaataaaatgccatataaataaacgtgaggtgactttactggagtgctaatttgcagagctcatgCTAACACACCCATGTtattatgatcagatgcttttcttatgctttctataaaaaaatgctgtttttatttcgttactgagaggaaagcacagtgcagcacatatttacatattcatctaaccgttgctctcagcagtgtgggcgttGTCAGATGTTCGATAACAGTATATCACTGCTCGCGTATTCTGAACTTCATTTTACCcctaaacaaagaacaaaaaagaacttcgtttgaagtatatcagggGCCTTTAGGGTGGGTGAAGATTCACACACAAACCTCTGTTTCCACTTGAACTTTGACCTTGAGCTGGCTTTCTCTGTACTGATTGGCTCTTGACACCTGCTCCTCGATGCCACACAGAACTGCTTCACAACCTGCACACCTGagcaaaacagacagacagaatatTTAACACCAACACGCAAggcattttcttttttacacCAGCAACAGCATCCATCGCACCATActgacacaaacacaaatgaacACTTACCACTCCTGCAGTGTGTTGGCAATGTTGGGTAATTCGTTGGGGCCCAGGTCTCGACCTATGCTGCAATCTACCTCGACCTGCTGGTTCCTCTGGTCCAGTTTCCCGTGGATAATGTCACTGTAAACAGCCTCGATCAGCAGGTCTTCCAACTCACGCACATTCTTCAGCTCTAACTGCTGGAGCAGTAGTGAATACGGTAGACACTGTCGAGAGAAAGAACAGCACAAAGAGGTTTGTTTGCTTTGTTTCCTGTGAATAGTATGCTGTGGGGTAAATTCAAACTTTTAATTTGTTCTAGTTATATTACAGAGGCTTGATAAGACTGGTTTCAGCAATCATTCAAGTCAATAACACTAATAGCCCATACTGTTAACATCTGTGTGCCATTCATAACAGAGCTCATTAAAAACAgcattaaagtcagcatgaaatggaagtcttttcttccttattgtgacatatttaaaggtttagttcacagaaaaatgaaaataatgtcatttattactcaccctcatttcgctctacacccgtaagaccctCGTtcctcttcagaacacaaattaagatatttttgatgaaatctgatggcttaaTGAGGTCACcaaacttctcaagatccataaaggtacgaaaaacatatttaaatcagttcatgtgactagagtggttcaaccttaatattataaagcgacgagaatactttctgtgcgccaaaaaaactaaaaactttttttaacaatatctagtgatgggtgatttcaaaacactgctttgaatcttatgtttcgaatcagtgatttggagtgccaaagtcacgtgatttcagcagtttgacacgcgatccgaatcactgaattgaaacaaaagatttgaagctgtgttttgaaatcgcccataactagatattgttaaaaaaaaaaaattatttagttttttttgccgcacaaaaagtactctcgtcgctttataatattaaggctgaacctctgtagtcacatgaactgttttgaatatgttttgagtacctttctgggtcTAGAGAAGTTCGGTGgcattgctgtcaatgcaggcctcactgagccatcggatttcatcaaaaatatcttaatttgtgttccgaagattaacaaaggtcttacgggtgt
The sequence above is drawn from the Megalobrama amblycephala isolate DHTTF-2021 linkage group LG13, ASM1881202v1, whole genome shotgun sequence genome and encodes:
- the cops7a gene encoding COP9 signalosome complex subunit 7a isoform X2 translates to MEVDQLLSLSGSALAQAISSLLETPGLYVFSDILELPNVRELETGPHAPVYQLLNLFAYGTYCDYKERAASLPELTPAQKNKLRHLSIISLASNLKCLPYSLLLQQLELKNVRELEDLLIEAVYSDIIHGKLDQRNQQVEVDCSIGRDLGPNELPNIANTLQEWCAGCEAVLCGIEEQVSRANQYRESQLKVKVQVETEVSNLQKTLKASSASPSSGPAPAGAASNQDADQPAEPRDPASSQEPRQPGKKSSKVKGLRGSGKIWSKSN
- the cops7a gene encoding COP9 signalosome complex subunit 7a isoform X1, producing the protein MKQMEVDQLLSLSGSALAQAISSLLETPGLYVFSDILELPNVRELETGPHAPVYQLLNLFAYGTYCDYKERAASLPELTPAQKNKLRHLSIISLASNLKCLPYSLLLQQLELKNVRELEDLLIEAVYSDIIHGKLDQRNQQVEVDCSIGRDLGPNELPNIANTLQEWCAGCEAVLCGIEEQVSRANQYRESQLKVKVQVETEVSNLQKTLKASSASPSSGPAPAGAASNQDADQPAEPRDPASSQEPRQPGKKSSKVKGLRGSGKIWSKSN